A stretch of the Gossypium hirsutum isolate 1008001.06 chromosome D07, Gossypium_hirsutum_v2.1, whole genome shotgun sequence genome encodes the following:
- the LOC107937648 gene encoding BRCA1-associated RING domain protein 1, whose translation MSFSTKQNSSRAMNPCVLHLQKLGLELKCPLCLNLFKRPLLLPCDHLFCDSCVARTEFGSECPICKVQCANRDLRPLTFMENIVGIYRSLDSAFSANLSHSIEDGVGKTENFDKCSMQRRATDVGYETPNKDGVDLLRSVSHKQIGASKESRNRQIIMSRADQASLSPPSYGDTKVSDNDSEHSLANFPAKGAGKRNSKVGEGNSSGIRPCEPGEVLNNWTVEEIPVIFKLNLK comes from the exons ATGAGCTTTTCGACTAAACAGAATAGTAGCAGAGCAATGAATCCTTGCGTTCTTCATCTCCAAAAACTGGGTCTCGAGCTTAAGTGTCCTCTCTG tttGAACTTGTTTAAGCGGCCATTGTTGCTCCCATGTGATCATTTGTTCTGCGA TTCGTGCGTAGCAAGAACTGAGTTTGGTTCAGAGTGCCCTATTTGCAAAGTTCAATGCGCAAATCGAG ATCTAAGGCCTTTGACCTTCATGGAGAATATAGTAGGAATCTATAGAAGTTTGGATTCTGCATTTTCTGCCAACCTTTCTCATTCCATTGAAGATGGGGTTGGCAAaactgaaaattttgataagtgcAGCATGCAAAGGCGTGCTACAGATGTAGGATACGAGACTCCTAACAAAGATGGAGTTGATTTGTTACGATCAGTTTCCCATAAACAAATAGGGGCATCTAAAGAGTCTAGGAATAGGCAGATCATCATGAGCCGAGCTGATCAAGCATCCCTCAGCCCGCCTTCCTATGGTGATACAAAGGTCTCTGACAACGATAGCGAGCAT AGTCTTGCAAACTTTCCAGCCAAGGGAGCGGGGAAGAGAAATTCAAAGGTGGGAGAAGGGAATTCATCAGGCATTCGCCCTTGTGAGCCGGGAGAAGTTTTAAATAATTGGACTGTCGAGGAGATTCCTGTAATTTTTAAACTCAATTTaaagtaa
- the LOC107925849 gene encoding uncharacterized protein, which produces MEAKKEVPVPVMELESEESSTEEAEVESPRSVVVEMKKKVERVHSQVLRIREEESHLGEDLVGRDKENENDVVIVVRGGFHEKRRRGVNVVLACSPLSGKNNVKTPCGEAT; this is translated from the coding sequence ATGGAGGCGAAGAAGGAGGTTCCGGTTCCAGTTATGGAGTTGGAGAGTGAAGAGTCATCGACGGAGGAGGCGGAGGTGGAGTCGCCGAGATCGGTGGTGGTGGAGATGAAGAAGAAAGTGGAGAGAGTTCATAGTCAGGTTTTGAGGATAAGAGAAGAGGAATCACATCTTGGCGAAGATCTCGTCGGCCGTGACAAAGAGAATGAGAATGACGTCGTCATCGTCGTTCGTGGAGGTTTCCATGAAAAACGACGACGTGGTGTCAACGTGGTTCTTGCCTGCTCGCCTCTCAGCGGCAAGAACAATGTTAAAACGCCTTGCGGTGAAGCTACTTAA
- the LOC107925947 gene encoding BRCA1-associated RING domain protein 1 isoform X2, with translation MSFSTKQNSSRAMNPWVLHLQKLGLELKCPLCSCVARTEFGLECPICKVQCANRDLRPLTFMENIVGIYRSLDSAFSANLSHSIEDGVGKTEKFDKCSMQRRATDVGYETPNKDGVDLLRSVSHKQIGASQESRNRQIIMNQADQASLSPPSYGDTKVSDNDSEHSPANFPAKGAGKRNFDDMIGLKQNDSVLGIDGHLCDSKRQKRLNYGTLDGGAKTMDDCQSDLQAQNIVTSDCQLRSQNGAPLAGTGLLVTSENMNVNRAICEFCQSSKISEATGMMLHYINGKPVTGDASFGSNVIHVHSSCIEWAPQVYFVGDNVKNLKPELARGAKLKCSRCGLKGAALGCYVKSCRRSYHFPCAKEIPKCRWDYEDFLVLCPAHSSVKFPSEKSRKAHSAAKFPNEKPGNCLSADDRVPTESGQLKSNTFWGQPENKKDWVFCGSALSPEEKFLLVKFAKMIGVTVSKFWRPDVTHVIASTDENGACTRTLKVLMAISDGKWVLKLNWIKECVKAMYPLNEEPYEVSLDNHGCCDGPKTGRLRVLDNAPKLFDGFSFYFVGDFVSGYKEDLQNLVVTAGGIVLRRMEELVAHKNGEQRAQTKMVVVYNLDAPQGSELGEEVTIIWQRVSEAQDIATKLGGQVIGHTWLLESIAACKLQPFVN, from the exons ATGAGCTTTTCGACTAAGCAGAATAGTAGCAGAGCAATGAATCCTTGGGTTCTTCATCTCCAAAAACTGGGTCTCGAGCTTAAGTGTCCTCTCTG TTCGTGCGTAGCAAGAACTGAGTTTGGTTTAGAGTGCCCTATTTGCAAAGTTCAATGCGCAAATCGAG ATCTAAGGCCTTTGACCTTCATGGAGAATATAGTAGGAATCTATAGAAGTTTGGATTCTGCATTTTCTGCCAACCTTTCTCATTCCATTGAAGATGGGGTTGGCAAAACTGAAAAATTTGATAAGTGCAGCATGCAAAGGCGTGCTACAGATGTAGGTTACGAGACTCCTAACAAAGATGGAGTTGATTTGTTACGATCAGTTTCCCATAAACAAATAGGGGCATCTCAAGAGTCTAGGAATAGGCAGATCATCATGAACCAAGCTGATCAAGCATCCCTCAGCCCGCCTTCCTATGGTGATACAAAGGTCTCTGACAATGATAGCGAGCAT AGTCCTGCAAACTTTCCAGCCAAGGGAGCGGGGAAGAGAAATTTTGATGATATGATAGGTCTGAAGCAGAATGATTCTGTTTTAGGGATTGATGGTCATTTATGTGATTCCAAGAGACAAAAGAGGTTGAACTATGGGACATTAGATGGGGGTGCAAAAACCATGGATGATTGTCAATCAGATCTGCAAGCTCAAAACATTGTGACTTCTGATTGTCAATTAAGATCTCAAAATGGAGCACCTCTTGCTGGTACTGGTTTGCTTGTGACATCAGAGAACATGAATGTAAATAGGGCTATTTGTGAATTTTGCCAGTCCTCTAAAATCTCTGAG GCCACTGGAATGATGTTACATTATATCAATGGAAAACCGGTAACAGGAGATGCTTCATTTGGCTCAAATGTTATACATGTTCACAGCTCGTGTATTGAATG GGCACCTCAAGTGTATTTTGTTGGTGACAATGTTAAGAACCTTAAACCAGAACTGGCAAGGGGTGCAAAGCTGAAGTGCAGCAGATGTGGACTGAAGGGTGCTGCACTTGGCTGTTATGTGAAGTCTTGCCGCAGAAGCTATCATTTCCCTTGTGCAAAAGAGATTCCAAAATGTCGATGGGACTAT GAGGACTTTCTTGTGCTTTGTCCTGCCCATTCTTCAGTCAAGTTTCCAAGTGAGAAGTCTAGAAAGGCCCATTCTGCAGCCAAGTTCCCAAATGAGAAGCCTGGAAACTGTCTATCTGCTGATGATAGAGTGCCAACTGAAAg TGGCCAGCTGAAATCCAACACTTTCTGGGGCCAGCCAGAGAATAAGAAAGATTGGGTTTTCTGTGGATCTGCTTTGTCTCCTGAGGAGAAG TTTCTTCTGGTCAAGTTTGCAAAAATGATTGGTGTAACTGTATCCAAGTTTTGGAGGCCGGATGTCACTCATGTGATTGCCTCTACAGATGAGAATGGTGCATGCACTAGGACACTTAAAGTTCTCATGGCCATTTCAGACGGGAAGTGGGTTCTTAAATTAAATT GGATAAAGGAATGTGTGAAAGCAATGTATCCTTTGAATGAAGAACCTTATGAAGTTAGTCTTGACAACCATGGGTGTTGTGATGGTCCTAAAACTGGCAGACTCAGGGTATTGGATAAT GCACCAAAGCTCTTTGATGGCTTTAGCTTTTATTTTGTGGGTGACTTTGTGTCTGGTTACAAGGAAGATCTTCAAAATCTAGTTGTCACCGCAGGGGGTATTGTTTTGAGAAGAATGGAGGAACTAGTGGCACACAAAAATGGTGAACAGAGAGCTCAAACAAAGATGGTTGTTGTGTATAACCTGGATGCACCTCAAGGATCTGAGTTAGGAGAAGAAGTAACAATTATTTGGCAGAGGGTTAGTGAAGCACAGGATATAGCCACAAAATTAGGTGGACAAGTCATTGGTCACACATGGCTTTTAGAATCAATTGCAGCATGTAAGTTGCAGCCTTTTGTCAACTAA
- the LOC107925947 gene encoding BRCA1-associated RING domain protein 1 isoform X1, whose product MSFSTKQNSSRAMNPWVLHLQKLGLELKCPLCLNLFKRPLLLPCDHLFCDSCVARTEFGLECPICKVQCANRDLRPLTFMENIVGIYRSLDSAFSANLSHSIEDGVGKTEKFDKCSMQRRATDVGYETPNKDGVDLLRSVSHKQIGASQESRNRQIIMNQADQASLSPPSYGDTKVSDNDSEHSPANFPAKGAGKRNFDDMIGLKQNDSVLGIDGHLCDSKRQKRLNYGTLDGGAKTMDDCQSDLQAQNIVTSDCQLRSQNGAPLAGTGLLVTSENMNVNRAICEFCQSSKISEATGMMLHYINGKPVTGDASFGSNVIHVHSSCIEWAPQVYFVGDNVKNLKPELARGAKLKCSRCGLKGAALGCYVKSCRRSYHFPCAKEIPKCRWDYEDFLVLCPAHSSVKFPSEKSRKAHSAAKFPNEKPGNCLSADDRVPTESGQLKSNTFWGQPENKKDWVFCGSALSPEEKFLLVKFAKMIGVTVSKFWRPDVTHVIASTDENGACTRTLKVLMAISDGKWVLKLNWIKECVKAMYPLNEEPYEVSLDNHGCCDGPKTGRLRVLDNAPKLFDGFSFYFVGDFVSGYKEDLQNLVVTAGGIVLRRMEELVAHKNGEQRAQTKMVVVYNLDAPQGSELGEEVTIIWQRVSEAQDIATKLGGQVIGHTWLLESIAACKLQPFVN is encoded by the exons ATGAGCTTTTCGACTAAGCAGAATAGTAGCAGAGCAATGAATCCTTGGGTTCTTCATCTCCAAAAACTGGGTCTCGAGCTTAAGTGTCCTCTCTG CTTGAACTTGTTTAAGCGGCCATTGTTGCTCCCATGTGATCATTTGTTCTGCGA TTCGTGCGTAGCAAGAACTGAGTTTGGTTTAGAGTGCCCTATTTGCAAAGTTCAATGCGCAAATCGAG ATCTAAGGCCTTTGACCTTCATGGAGAATATAGTAGGAATCTATAGAAGTTTGGATTCTGCATTTTCTGCCAACCTTTCTCATTCCATTGAAGATGGGGTTGGCAAAACTGAAAAATTTGATAAGTGCAGCATGCAAAGGCGTGCTACAGATGTAGGTTACGAGACTCCTAACAAAGATGGAGTTGATTTGTTACGATCAGTTTCCCATAAACAAATAGGGGCATCTCAAGAGTCTAGGAATAGGCAGATCATCATGAACCAAGCTGATCAAGCATCCCTCAGCCCGCCTTCCTATGGTGATACAAAGGTCTCTGACAATGATAGCGAGCAT AGTCCTGCAAACTTTCCAGCCAAGGGAGCGGGGAAGAGAAATTTTGATGATATGATAGGTCTGAAGCAGAATGATTCTGTTTTAGGGATTGATGGTCATTTATGTGATTCCAAGAGACAAAAGAGGTTGAACTATGGGACATTAGATGGGGGTGCAAAAACCATGGATGATTGTCAATCAGATCTGCAAGCTCAAAACATTGTGACTTCTGATTGTCAATTAAGATCTCAAAATGGAGCACCTCTTGCTGGTACTGGTTTGCTTGTGACATCAGAGAACATGAATGTAAATAGGGCTATTTGTGAATTTTGCCAGTCCTCTAAAATCTCTGAG GCCACTGGAATGATGTTACATTATATCAATGGAAAACCGGTAACAGGAGATGCTTCATTTGGCTCAAATGTTATACATGTTCACAGCTCGTGTATTGAATG GGCACCTCAAGTGTATTTTGTTGGTGACAATGTTAAGAACCTTAAACCAGAACTGGCAAGGGGTGCAAAGCTGAAGTGCAGCAGATGTGGACTGAAGGGTGCTGCACTTGGCTGTTATGTGAAGTCTTGCCGCAGAAGCTATCATTTCCCTTGTGCAAAAGAGATTCCAAAATGTCGATGGGACTAT GAGGACTTTCTTGTGCTTTGTCCTGCCCATTCTTCAGTCAAGTTTCCAAGTGAGAAGTCTAGAAAGGCCCATTCTGCAGCCAAGTTCCCAAATGAGAAGCCTGGAAACTGTCTATCTGCTGATGATAGAGTGCCAACTGAAAg TGGCCAGCTGAAATCCAACACTTTCTGGGGCCAGCCAGAGAATAAGAAAGATTGGGTTTTCTGTGGATCTGCTTTGTCTCCTGAGGAGAAG TTTCTTCTGGTCAAGTTTGCAAAAATGATTGGTGTAACTGTATCCAAGTTTTGGAGGCCGGATGTCACTCATGTGATTGCCTCTACAGATGAGAATGGTGCATGCACTAGGACACTTAAAGTTCTCATGGCCATTTCAGACGGGAAGTGGGTTCTTAAATTAAATT GGATAAAGGAATGTGTGAAAGCAATGTATCCTTTGAATGAAGAACCTTATGAAGTTAGTCTTGACAACCATGGGTGTTGTGATGGTCCTAAAACTGGCAGACTCAGGGTATTGGATAAT GCACCAAAGCTCTTTGATGGCTTTAGCTTTTATTTTGTGGGTGACTTTGTGTCTGGTTACAAGGAAGATCTTCAAAATCTAGTTGTCACCGCAGGGGGTATTGTTTTGAGAAGAATGGAGGAACTAGTGGCACACAAAAATGGTGAACAGAGAGCTCAAACAAAGATGGTTGTTGTGTATAACCTGGATGCACCTCAAGGATCTGAGTTAGGAGAAGAAGTAACAATTATTTGGCAGAGGGTTAGTGAAGCACAGGATATAGCCACAAAATTAGGTGGACAAGTCATTGGTCACACATGGCTTTTAGAATCAATTGCAGCATGTAAGTTGCAGCCTTTTGTCAACTAA